The sequence below is a genomic window from Lolium perenne isolate Kyuss_39 chromosome 4, Kyuss_2.0, whole genome shotgun sequence.
tgtcatctacataaagtattataaatatgtctcagcgctcccacttaatttcttgcaaatgcaagcatcttcatcgtttctgatgaaatcaaaactctttgattatttcatccggtgaagattccaactccgcgatactcacttcatccaattgaagtttgtatacttatctagtattccacggaccagcaaaactcttggttgtatctagtatacatccttcatacacacttctggtaaggaatgtatttctgccatcctactatcatatctcataaaagaaatatgtagtgattactagaataatccacatagactataagcattgccacggaagatctaatcttatcgtagtcaactctttgaactttgtcgtaaacaactttttgataagtcaagcttctttaaggatattccatccaagtccatctattttatagatccatttactttcaaaaagtattcacctatcttggatttcatggcgaatagccattttaatggagtcagggtccatcataacttctttgtttgtagttggtttatcattgttcaaaaataatcctttgtccacaaatcatttatttgatcacaaaataaactacatctacaaggttcaataattactttgatctccatgactacaaCACTttatagacatgggagccatgatcgtcgtggccgcttccagaaccatttccgatgctgcgctactctgatcatcatgctcaggttcatgaaccttatcaagttccattgtcctcccactcaaatagttcgctagaaaacaatttcttggaaataagcaagtaacattaacaaacacttttgtcttttacttcatagtgggaagaatccccaattaattctctgggataaccaacaaagacattcatccgattttggttgtaaactcatttacttatgctacgcataccaaaatttaagaaaggactattagggtttatacccatgccataactcagatggtgtcatttcaacggattatgatgatgctctattcagtgtaaaagcggtagtctctaaagcataatccacaaaaatataatggcgtcattttattttatctcatcattaatccaacaggtttggatacatctctcggatactccatcatcagtatgatacttcaagaaacgtgaggttgtagaacaatttcataactctcttagatgttcgctaaaactcgtaattcaaatatttccaccatgatccaaccatagatatttgacttttctattacgatgatttccacttcatgctgaaatttatttgaatccattcaaatgtttcaaacttcttccttatcgaatatgtccacatatatatactcaattcattgttggaagttttcatgaagtagaagaatctcccgcacacaactatgcccaatgaaacacatacatcatcatgtatgtttccactaagttagttgcccattcaactcttgggctataaacggtatttaagtcattctctttagaagagatttgcaagtaccaaatgattcaaaaatcatatgactccaaaaatccattcaaatggagttccttcatgcgttcctttctaatatgacctaaatagcggttccactaatgagtggaattcacattatttgccttatggcattttagcgtcagtgttatgtatgtgtgcttcaccataaagatttataataacttatccatcgtacatggaatgctgttacaatttgaacaactcattgttttcatttaaccagaacaaaacaacaattataaagttctttattataagtcTGAATGGCTAgacagaatgccaacgacgaacataataacactttatttttgttccagacgtgcattcctatcacattccttttcagtcacttaggccatcgtatccttgtattgcgttgtattgtatgacatctcataccaaccaatctggtacaaatacccaagaatttcattatgtgaccaaacaaggaatacatccataacatgtatatcatctatatacacatgagctagactttctagtcttttctttctttctgccaaaatatcttttgtagtttctctttcagctttcctcattctcagaaaacacttcaccttcaataacttataggtctattggtcaaataccaataaccttgaggttcttcctttgaagttgatcatcacatgacaagtgttctagatctcactattagtaacctttaatgtgatgaacaatttcactcataattttatccatcaaatcatgatgactttccgagaccatgtctgtacatgccaggctcgtaaagtttaaccttagtactcgtatgtgcaaaatctggcttgcacccgttgtatgcacacgtggaATCaagaacacccgatcatcacgtgatgcttcgaaacgacgagctttagcaacggtgcatactaaggacgatcacttcatggatgtgcaaatatcattagtgcccaactagttggaggattgataCGCCCGGCgttttcaaccttcgtacattcccataaaacttatgagtttatgtagtctcaccaaattatattttgTCACCTTGCAATAAggccttagatatcacatatatctcataccttgtttatttctgaaaacaaaattttcagctccttacttttcaaacggatttgaacttcaagtttcatggagacaagatgatttaaggtactaattgaaaccattgctctttgaatcatcaatgtgaggtttactaaaagtttgcactaagacttaatcatatcttgactctttaacaatacggtaccagtccgtaaagttacttgtcagacttaacagtatttctttctcaattacaagactagcgcatggtagaaaacggatgccaattctacaaatttaattcaaaatactattcagactatgttcatgataatttgaGTTCATTTTTAATTCttcaattaactaggtgaactcccactcaaaacaacatccctcgcattgtcttagtgattacacgaaccaaatccactacaccaagtccgatcatcacgagaaaagatgtagcttcaaaggcgaacactcaaagtgttcatcatatcattcatatgactcatgctctacctttcggtatcccgtgttccgagaccatgtctgtacatgctaggctcgtcaaggcaaccttagtatccgcgtgtgcaaatctggcttgcacccgttgtatgcacatgtagagtctatcacacccgatcatcacgagatgcttcgaaacgacaagtcttagcaacggtgcatactaaggatgaacactttattatcttgatatttagtgagagggatcatcttataatgctaccgtcgcgatctaagcaagataagatgcataaaggattaacatcacatgcaattcataatatgtgatatgatatggcctttcttcttgtgcttttgatctccatctccaaaacacatgagcatgatctccatcatcaccagcattgcaccaaggtccatggcgccgcttcatggttgtccatcacttatagctactacaacaactacttgaaataaagctattacatgatgaatagacacgcaggtcttaacaaatttaaagacaaccattaggctcctgccggttgccataatacaataatgaacatctcatacatcaaatataatcatcatcacatcatggccatatcacatcaccaaaccctgcaaaaacaagttagacgcctctaatttggtttgcatattttacgtggtttagggttttcgagtaagatccaatctacctacgaacatgaaccacaacggtgatactagtgttgacaatagaaagtgcaaattggaatcttcactatggtgggagagatagacacccgcaaagccacttatgcaatacaagttgcatgtcaagcgtggagcaagtctcatgagacgcggtcatgtaaagttagcccgggccgcttcatcccaccatcccgcaagatgcaaagtgcacaaactaaagcaaaaaaaacatcaacgcccacaaaaccattgtgttctactcgggcaacagatctatgcatagacatggctctgataccactgttggggttcgtagcatagaaaacaaaaattttcctaccgcaagacgaataaatccaagatctaatctatggaacacccaagatataatctacaagatcgaagcaacgagattgataagatactaacccttgaagatttccaaagcctacgagatcagatctcgttgttggtgtagacgatcatccccagtgctgcaatccggcagcacttccgtactcggtcgcgcgtacggtgtcgatgaagcccttcgtctccccgttccagcgggtagcggaggtgtggtagatctcctccaagttccagcagcacgacggcgtggtggtggtggtggaggaagaaaagctgcagggcttcgccaagccggaacagcgtatggtggaggagagaggcggccagaggagggggcATCTGAtggggtggtggccggccaccccctcccctctttatatagggggccaggtcggctggggtggctccctttcccatctagggttaggggggcggcggccaagtggggggaagagggatttcttccccccaagttgatccccccctagggttttgaccggctgggccttgaggggcatgtgcccctggcccattaggctagggagcaccccctcggcccatgctaggcctcctagggtcgtgggcccactggtgggacccccggaaccttctagaaccttcccggtcatccaccggaaaaatcctgaacttttccgaaacctagaaatcaacttcccttatatgaatcttattctccggactattccggacctcctcgtgacgtcctggatcccatccgagactccgaacaaacttcgtctccataccatattcaaatctacttatgcgacatcgaaccttatgcgcgtcaccctacggttcgtgaactatgtagacatggtcgagactcctctccgagcaataaccaatagcgggatctggagatccataatggctcccacatattcaacgatgacttagtgatcgattgaaccatttacatacgatgccgattccctttgtctcgcgatattttacttgttcgaggttcgatcatcggtatctccataccttgttcaacctcgttaccgacaagtactctttactcgtaccgtggtatgtgatctcttatgaaccattcatatgcttgcaagctaatcagatgacattccaccgagagggcccagagtatatctatccgtcatcagggtggacaaatcccactattgatccatatgcctcaactcacactttccaaatacttaatcccatctttataaccacctatttacgcaatggcgtttgatgtaatcaaagtacccttccggtgtaagtgatttacatgatctcatggtcgaaggacttaggcaactatgtatcgaaagcttatagcaaattgaacttaatgacttgatcttatgctacgctcatttgggtgtgtgtccattatatcattcacctaatgacataaccttgttattaataacatccaatgttcatgatcacgaaaccatgatcatccattaatcaacaagctagttatacaagaggcttactagggactccttgttgtttacataacacacatgtatcaatgtttcggttaatacaattatagcatggtatgcaaacattatcataaacacaaaggtatattataataaccattttattattgcctcttgggcatatctccaacataatcatcaaatgtaaatggcacacgcaccttgtgagtaatcttcaacataccacaactattcaaccactcaagacgtttaggttcaggaaaaCGCAATGTAGACAatcccaatgctgccaccatcgccttgcttatgccattagtacagctaccaccatcaatcatcaacttgcaagccttgcccttgataatgcactgagtctgaaacaaaatccaccgctgacccttgtcaactatcttgcaagcatcatcttgtaccttcttgagttgcatattcagcctgctcaatggtacatcctcctccaTAGTCACAACAGTgcccatggtatcagagccaggttcctTCTCCTCTGAAGATATCACCGCCCTTAGTAACTGTCGGTAGTGGACCAACCTCTTGAATAGGAACTATGCACTTGCCCACTTCCTCTATTGCATGTACAACTCTGGACGGCTGCTTACGTTCCTCCAACGGCAACCATAAACCAGCACGAAGAAACGTCCTAAAGTCCTTCCAAGTACAAACAAAGTCGCCTCTATCAACTGCATCACACCAATAATTGTCTAACTCCTCGTCCACACGCCGGTGAGCGAGAATATATGCATCATACCCACTGAACTTCTTATTGTATGTGCGACATCGATTGAAACCTAATTCCATGTTCTTCTCCCAATCTTCATACTCCTCAACAGTCGTACAATGGTGTAGATACCAACTAAGCTTGGATATATGACATTGTATTCGCAGCCTgatatcaagataatcattgaaaATAGCACTGGACTTCGTGCCATGAGAACACCGAATGCCCAAAACATCGCCTGGAAACGAATCCGTCGTGGATGGTTGCTGAACTGCCAGGCTGATAGCTGGTTGCGCTGGCCGGAAAACTGGACGGGCCAGCCCAGCAGCCGgtttgaccgggcctgtggccggttggtccggcccagcagccggtctgaccgggcgggtGACCGGTTGGTCCGACCTGTCAGCCGGTTTGACTGGGTCAGCGACCGGACGGATGGGCGGAGCCCCCTGGTCATTGCTCCGGTTGGCACCAGTTGTAGGGCCGGTTTTGGCCGAGCTGAGCCGGTTgagagcccggtctgaccgggtctgaCACCGGTCcggccggtcctgggtccggtcgccgGTCCTGGAACCGGATCCTGTCACGATCTGCCTTCTTCTTCCCGACTCCAAACACCAAAATTCGCGATTTTGACACCTGGAACAGCCATGGGTGATGGGCAAACTGCACCACAACAGCTcagaacttcctccaaccaacctccttcgaccgagagccaatCTCCTCCGATCTATAACCAATCTCCTCCGATGCAAACCAATCcgaagagatcgatcaacaaaacctcgccgtgagcaacccagaaatctgataccacatgataaggggAATCCCAGCAGATCCTCCTAGGTGTTGCccaatctttcacagcgagaacccgggTAGGTAGAATCTCCCAACAacacgatgaacgcagcctggagaagagggaacgaatccagcaagcaacggattgaagaacgatacgcctcaaaccttgagctagacaatccttgatgaacacaagaaccttcgcagcggatataatagataaacggcagcgccgtacccccagagggatgatacacgtgaacacacgcaatggggtaaaccctaaactttagtctaaacttgtctactaaaccctagccgtccctccaccttatatgagggggtggtggccggccagcccctagtgggcctctctaccttggtttcgacaggcccaaaccaaactgacttAACTTAATAAaatccctaattggcccacatatgaccattacataacataagataactaagctggtggagtcctgaaattgggctccaTATAGGCCCTCATGCCCAAATCACCAGTAATGACTAAAATTCGATTCGGTATGTACCTTTCCAACTGCAAGCCAGCGGGTAGCCTCGTCCGTTCTCTCAGGCAATTCTTCAAACACCACGTCGTCGAGATCCTCCTCACGGAGGCCCAACTTCGCCATCAGACCATCAACATCTTCAACAACCGATGCAGACTCCAAAGAGGAAGCCTTGTCAAACGCTGCTCCCCCAGAGGCTGCCTTCTCGTTCGCCGTTGCCATGTGAGACCAAGAAATAGAAAGCGAAATTCGAAACCCAGCTGAAGAAACAAAATACCCGGTCAAACCAAGGCTGGGGAAGGGTGcagagaccccccccccccccccccccgaaatcaGCCCGAGAAAGAACCAGGGGAGATGCTGGCCGGGATCGGAGCAAGTTCTCAACGCGCGGCGTCGCCGGCGAGAGGAAAAGTCCGAGTTCGCTTGGAACTCTCCATTCCTTGTATTTTCTAGTGAAGACTAAGTATAGCAAGGATAAAAGATGAGAAAATTCAATGGCACCAAATATTTTGCCCGGCCCATTGGTAAGTGGTAACTGAAAAAACAGACCGCTCAAATATTGGGCCCATGTATGGAGATTTTAATAGAGAGCCCTGGAAGGATCCATCCACTCCGCCGCTGCATCTTctaaaaaactagggtttgatgcGAAACAAGATCAGGTCtctgcgccgccgccgcagctctcGTGCTTCCCCTAGCCGGTTTTCACATGAGTTCATGTTGCTAGCTCCAGCAAACCTCGCCGTGCCGCTCGCCTGACGTTGTTTGACCATACAGTCCAACCGCAGCTCGGTTTGCTCAAAGGGTATACATCGATTTCTCTCTTCTTTGAGCATCTTATGTATATAATTATCGGTATAAATATCCTCCTTCCCAGCGGAACTTACGAGAATGTTTGGCTGCAGGTAGCGATCTTCAATATAATGTATTAAGCTGCAGAAGCGTAGGTAATTTAGATCCCGGCGGTTGTTACTTACATCTAGATCTTCTGACAGACGGCCGCAGGGGTACAGATCTGGTTCTCGTTTCTCCACATTTGATTTTAACAGTAAGAGACGTGGGGAGGTTGAACACTTATTATCTCTTTCGCCTTTTCAGAATCAGCTTGCCAATACCAACCGTCAGGAAAGACGAAGGGGGGATTGACGATGAAACGCCAGTTTGTTAATCTGGTACTTGGTACATTCAGGAGTGGCTCCTTCGGGATGCACCGCATCAAATCGTCGAGTCTCTTCCACCCAAAGAATCAGAACCGACGGTCACTGCCACTGACATCGCTGGAAGAAGCTGAGCTGCCTAAACCTGCATGGACACTCAGTCTTTCCATCCTCAAGGAAGATGGCGGGGACCTTATGTTCATGCCCTTTGGCAGCAGCAGGGACAAGATTGTCAGCGCAGACCAGGATGGCATCGTCCTTGTTCACGACATCTGCCAGAACAGGCTCTCCTGCAAGCCCAGGCTCAAGAATGGGTGGAATGCTAACTCCATCGCCATCACCCTCGGTGACGACTTGTATCTCATCAACAGGTGCCCTCGCGTGCCTGACCGGTTTCAGCCCTATCGACCCTGCTTCCAAGCACTCATCAATGGTGTACCTCCAGCCGATGTCCCTGGTCTTCCAGGGTGGTACTGGCACTCTCTTCCACTGCCCCCTTACTTGGAGACGTCTGGGTACGAGCATAGCTGCGCTTCCAAAATCGTCTCCTCAACCGTGGTTCGTGACAGCATCTGGGTGTCTACCAGGGGTGACGACATTGGTACCTACTCCTTTGACAAGGTCAGCCATGAGTGGAGCAAAGTTGGCAGCTGGGAGCTCCCATTCTGCGGTGATGCTCAGTATGTCCCTGAGCTTGATCGCTGGCTTGGATTCTCATGTGGACGAGATGACCAGTTCTTGTGTGCTTCAGACCTCTCGGTGGCGGCTGCAGATGGGGCAGTGCCCACTGTGTGCCGCGTTTggaaggaagacattgctacaaacCCGCAGAACTGGGAGCTCCTAAGGTCTGACCTTGTGCGTGTTGATAACGGCAGGTTCTGCATCGCCAGGCAGTTTCATGTCTATGATGACCACCCCTTTCTCGATGAGAATTTTGCTGTGTTGACGGGTGTGGAGTTGGAGCATACAGCTGAGGACGGGATCCAGGTGGTCAAGCACAAATCCATACGCTACAACTTTAATGGTAAGCTGCTCCAATTGGTATGTTAAGTGGAGTATTAGGTCGGAGGGATAGCAAATAATGATTTTCTATGATGGGATGGATGATGTGTGGATCAACCTGATGGCATGTGTGGGACGTTGGTAGATGAATGTTTGCTCTGGAATCACGATACTCAGTCAGCCCCTCGGACCAAAAAACTGAATTAAGTGAGCAAGTGATGCTGAGTAAGTTGATCAGAACTTCCATGATGTTTGTGTTTTGAGTTTATGCATCGTAGTGGGACTCTAGAGCTATTCGAATTTTCTTCGGATTGTAATGTACTTAATAATACTAGTAAGCTTGCACGTGACTATCAACTAATATGTATTCAGCCAACCATTTTACAACCACTTAAATTTAAATTGATGTATGTGGCAAAGTAACATAGCTCATGTGTCCAAATATTAAAAGAAACATGACAGGTTTCGTGCCGAAGTCAGTAAAATGATCAGCTTGCCAAATTGAGCGACGTACATTTCGGTTTAGCTGCATAGTCTCCGTCGTGATATAATTTCCTGCGATTACTTGACCAAGACCTTTCATTGAGTTGTCGAGGAAGTTCTTCAAACCATGACCTTTCATCGAGTTGTCAAGGCCGTATGTACACGATGTTTGGTCAGTAAAACTGAACGCATCTCGGAGTAGCAGAGTTGTACCTAAGCATTTGATGGGTCTCAACAAAGCTGAATGACCACTTGGATCATTCCTTATACTATGTTTAGAATCGGAAATGCTATTTGGCTCCCGGGTCTATTTGCTCCCGGTTCCTAGCAACCACTAGCCGTTTTCCTACCCCCGGTACAGATGGTGGGCAGACAACTTGTACCAACACCGATCTTGGATTTCTGCAACTGAAGTACTCCTAAATCCACTACACATTTTTATGTCCGGCCTTCATCCATAGGATTTTAGTTACAGCAAATCCATCAAGGTATCATATCTGATTATCTGGGAAACGTGAACCACATGGTGCCGGAGTCTAACCTAGACAACAGAAACACATAAAATGATTGTCTAGGTTGCCCGCGAACCTGCTCGTCAGCTAGCTTCACAGCCCGGCGTCGGAGACGATGGGGTAGTAGAACACGGCGACACCCAGCATCGCGGCCACGTTGAAGCTGCTCCTTACAGTAATCCCCCTCGGCTTCTCAGCGATAGCAGCGGACACAGCACCGGCAGCCTGTTTGATGTTGCCAGCATCGAGCGACTGCTGCCAGCACCCCGTCCCCGGCCACACCGCCGCCTCGTCGTCGCTTGGATTGGAGGCATCACGGTCGGCAACGAGCCGCCACCTACCAATCACAAGAAGAAATTGGTTAGCTATATTTGATACCATCAAGCGCATGGAACAGGGTGCCACTACACGAAGGCCGACCTTTGAGAAGGGAAAAACCCATCCCCGCGCGCGCTCTCGCGACGACACGTGTCGCGCGCGGAACGTGTCCCCGGGAAAAGACGCGAATCGTTTTCCGGGTTTGGTTTTTTCCCTTTACGCGCCGGTAGACCCGTTAACAATATGCGGACCCGTTAATCTTCTTTTTCCCTTTACGCGCGCAGTACGTTTTCAAAAAATTGGGCGGGACTTTCTTTTTGGCTTTTTCCCTTTGTATTTCCGGGCTGTGAGTTTTCTGGGGAATTAATAGGAGGGAGGTAGCACTTTCAAATTACAATTTTTTTTAATTCCAACAGAGAGCTACGAGATGACATATGTCGAAGCGATTGCTACGGCTCGGCTTCGCCTCGTATCAAGGCACCTTCGGCGCATCAAACATTAATAAACATAATGAATGGCAGACATATGTCGTTGTCCCCGTTTGTCGTTACCCCCATATGTCGGTTTATTGCTACGGCCGCCGCCATCAGATTGAGCGCTTTCGGCGCATCAAACATTAATAAACATAATGAATGGCAGTACATATGTCGTTGTCCCCGTTTGTCGTTACCCCCATATGTCGAAGCGATTGCTACGGCTTTTCGTCAGATTGGCAGCCTTCGGCGCATCAAACATTAATAAGCATAATGAATGGCGTATATATGTCGTTGTCCCCGTTTGTCGTTACCCCCATATGTTGAAGCGACAGCACGGCTCGGCTTCGCCAGATTGGCAGCTTTCTAAGCATCAAACtcgttgttttttttttctatttttttcttttggaAAGGTTTCGTTTGATTTTCTTTTATTGTCTCaga
It includes:
- the LOC127295452 gene encoding uncharacterized protein, with the protein product MKRQFVNLVLGTFRSGSFGMHRIKSSSLFHPKNQNRRSLPLTSLEEAELPKPAWTLSLSILKEDGGDLMFMPFGSSRDKIVSADQDGIVLVHDICQNRLSCKPRLKNGWNANSIAITLGDDLYLINRCPRVPDRFQPYRPCFQALINGVPPADVPGLPGWYWHSLPLPPYLETSGYEHSCASKIVSSTVVRDSIWVSTRGDDIGTYSFDKVSHEWSKVGSWELPFCGDAQYVPELDRWLGFSCGRDDQFLCASDLSVAAADGAVPTVCRVWKEDIATNPQNWELLRSDLVRVDNGRFCIARQFHVYDDHPFLDENFAVLTGVELEHTAEDGIQVVKHKSIRYNFNGKLLQLVC